One Ostrea edulis chromosome 2, xbOstEdul1.1, whole genome shotgun sequence genomic region harbors:
- the LOC125681868 gene encoding uncharacterized protein LOC125681868, with translation MANCFIRCCRVVKHLPVRVICILVFILHTSVVDYYLVEHKGNTYFWFLVADVIVFCLFVASFIVSYQNFKKSNTATTNSTKEKVVGWLGITSWFIYAVIVASKSGIIFIEFADNIDESNFFGPNTLKTALALTGVVFLLQISSLHNAKPGSKRRAYIDELAGTVIFDIMDCVDSMEPLFIKVDRESFPPGLVDAIVAIACLNFVIPTIPLFTLLYSKFGHAMLSRRLVMTHKILLAYIVNLPLLIMRMILWHGLNNGISIFSLKNVIVISIISYDFYEHHEANTNKTTKETKLDEIKNDEEDMPADAYNLENRFNYD, from the coding sequence ATGGCAAACTGCTTCATCCGATGCTGTCGAGTGGTTAAGCACTTGCCTGTTCGTGTCATCTGTATTTTGGTTTTCATCCTTCACACCAGTGTTGTGGATTACTATCTAGTGGAACACAAGGGGAACACATATTTCTGGTTTCTTGTGGCAGACGTCATCGTTTTTTGCTTATTCGTTGCGTCATTTATTGTGtcataccaaaattttaaaaaatctaatacGGCTACTACAAACTCAACAAAGGAAAAAGTTGTCGGTTGGCTCGGTATAACCTCATGGTTCATTTACGCTGTCATAGTGGCGAGTAAATcaggaattatttttattgaatttgcAGACAACATTGATGAAAGTAATTTCTTTGGTCCCAACACACTGAAAACCGCCTTAGCCTTAACCGGAGTAGTGTTTCTGCTTCAAATTTCATCACTTCATAATGCCAAGCCAGGTTCTAAGAGGAGGGCATACATTGACGAGTTAGCGGGTACCGTCATTTTTGACATCATGGACTGTGTAGACAGCATGGAACCATTGTTCATCAAAGTGGATCGGGAATCTTTCCCACCAGGTCTCGTGGATGCCATAGTTGCGATAGCGTGTTTGAATTTTGTTATACCTACAATTCCTCTTTTCACACTTTTATACAGCAAGTTCGGTCACGCCATGCTTTCTCGTCGTCTGGTTATGACACACAAGATTCTTTTGGCATACATTGTCAACCTGCCTCTTTTGattatgagaatgattttatggCACGGTCTTAATAATGGCATCTCCATATTTTCTTTAAAGAATGTAATTGTGATTAGCATAATATCATATGATTTCTATGAGCATCACGAAGCAAATACAAACAAAACGACCAAGGAAACCAAACTCGACGAAATCAAGAATGACGAAGAAGATATGCCAGCCGATGCCTATAATCTTGAAAACCGTTTTAATTATGATTGA
- the LOC125681867 gene encoding uncharacterized protein LOC125681867: MANCFIRCCRVVKHLPVRVICILVFILQTSVVDYYLVEHKGNTYFWFLVADVIVFCLFVASFIVSYQNLKKSNTADANSTKEKVVGWLGVASWSIYAVIVASKSGIIFIDFADDLDESNFFGPNTLKTALALTGVVFLLHLSSLHDAKPGSERRAYIDELAGTVIFDVMDCVDSMEPLFIKEDRESFPPGLIEAIVAIACLNFVIPTIPLLTLSHSKFGHAMLPRRLVMIHKILLAYIINLPLLIMRMILWHGLNHGVSIFSLKNVIVIGVITYDFYEHHEANMDASIKKNEVSEIKNEEEIIPTDSYRLENRFNYE, translated from the coding sequence ATGGCAAACTGCTTCATCCGATGCTGTCGAGTGGTTAAGCACTTGCCTGTTCGTGTCATCTGTATTTTGGTTTTCATCCTCCAAACCAGTGTTGTGGATTACTATCTAGTGGAACACAAGGGGAACACATATTTCTGGTTTCTTGTGGCAGACGTCATCGTTTTTTGCTTATTCGTTGCGTCATTTATTGTGTCATACCAAAACCTTAAAAAATCTAATACGGCCGATGCAAACTCAACAAAGGAAAAGGTGGTCGGTTGGCTTGGAGTAGCTTCATGGTCCATCTACGCTGTCATAGTGGCGAGTAAATCGGGAATTATTTTCATTGACTTTGCAGATGACCTTGACGAAAGTAACTTTTTTGGTCCAAACACACTGAAAACTGCCTTAGCCTTAACTGGAGTAGTTTTTCtgcttcacctttcatcacttCATGACGCCAAGCCGGGTTCTGAGAGGAGGGCATACATTGACGAGTTAGCGGGTACCGTCATTTTTGACGTCATGGACTGTGTAGACAGCATGGAACCATTGTTCATCAAAGAGGATCGAGAATCTTTCCCACCAGGTCTTATAGAAGCCATAGTTGCGATAGCGTGTTTGAATTTTGTTATACCTACAATTCCTCTTCTCACGCTTTCACACAGCAAGTTCGGCCACGCAATGCTTCCTCGTCGCCTCGTTATGATACACAAGATTCTTTTGGCATACATTATCAACCTGCCCCTTTTGattatgagaatgattttatggCACGGTCTTAATCATGGCGTctctatattttctttaaagaaTGTGATTGTGATCGGTGTGATAACATACGATTTCTATGAGCATCATGAAGCAAATATGGACGCATCGATCAAGAAAAATGAAGTCAGTGAAATCAAAAATGAGGAAGAGATTATACCAACAGATTCTTATAGGCTTGAAAACCGTTTTAATTATGAATGA